TCTTCGGCGTGGGCGGCAGTGCGACGACCGACGGCGGAGCCGGGATGCTGGCCGCGCTCGGCGCGCAGTTCCTGGACGCGGCCGGGCAGCCGGTCGGACCCGGCGGCGGTGGTCTGCGCGATCTCGCGTCGGCCGATCTGTCGGGGCTCGACGAGCGCCTCGCGAAGACGGACATCGTCCTGGCCAGCGACGTCGACAATCCGCTCACCGGTCCCAAGGGCGCCCCCGCCGTGTACGGCCCGCAGAAGGGCGCCTCCCCGGAAGAGGTCGCGATCCTGGACGAGGCCCTCGCCCACTTCGCGGCCGTACTGGAGAAGGCGATCGGCCAGAAGGCCGCCGACGACGCCCTCTCGCCGGGCGCGGGCGCGGCCGGCGGCATCGGTTACGGAGCCCTGGTCGGCCTCGGCGCGACCTTCCGCCCCGGCATCGAGATCATGCTCGACGTCCTGGGCTTCGCCCCCGCGCTGGCCCGCGCGACCCTGGTCATCACCGGCGAGGGCTCGCTCGACGAGCAGACCCTGCACGGCAAGGCCCCGGCGGGCGTCGCCGCCGCCGCCCGCGCCGAGGGCAAGGAAGTCATAGCGGTCTGCGGCCGTCTCGCGCTGCCGCCCGAGGCACTCGGCAGGGCGGGCATCCGGCGTGCGTACGCACTGACCGACATCGAGCCTGACACGGCACGCTGCATCGCCAACGCGGGGCCGCTCCTGGAGCAGGTCGCGGAGAACATCGCCCGCGACTTCCTGTGCTGAGCTGATCGAGACGTACGCGAAGGGGGCCCGCGCCGAGCGCGGGCCCCCTTTTTCTGCGTACTGCTCAGACCCCGGCGGTCTCCTTGACCTCCGCCTCCGGAGCCGGTGCGGAAGCGGCCACCGTACGAGGTGCGTGCCGCGCGTTCAGCCCGACCAGCGCCACGACCACCACGCCGACGAACGCCGCTCCCGCCAGGGCGAAGCTCAGCGTGAACTGGCTCTCCTGGGGCAGCGGGGGCACTCCCGCGGGCAGGTGCTCGATGGTCTTGGACGCCAGCAGCGAGGTGATCACCGCACTCGCGACGGCGCTGCCGACCGAGCGGGAGATCGAGTTGATGCCGTTGGCGATGCCGGTCTGGTGGGCGGGGACGCTCGCGACGATGAGGGCCGGCATGGAGGCGTAACCGAAGCTGATCGCAAGCCCGATGACCATGCCCGCGCCGATCACCGAACCGGTGGTGTCGTGCGCCAGGGTCAGCCAGGTGAAGCCGATGACACCGAAGGCGGCGCCGGCGGCGAGGGTGAAGCGGGCGCCGATCCGGCGGACCAGGATCCCGCCGAACTGGGCGGCGAAGAGCGAGACGATCGTCGTCGGCAGCAGGTACTCGACGGAGGCGCGCAGGACCGAGGCGCTGAAGCCGTAGCCGGTGATCTCGTCGGGGACCTGCACCAGGTACGAGACGCCGATGAACTGCGCGAACATCGCGAAGCCGAGCAGCAGTCCGGCCAGGTTGGTGAAGAGCACAGGGCGGTGCGTGAACATCTTCATGTCCACCATCGGCTCGCGGACCTTGAGCTCGGTGAGGACCCAGACCCCCGCCATGACGACCGCTCCGACGAACAGGCCCAGCGTGCGGCCCGAGGTCCAGCCCCAGGTGTGGCCCTGCGAGATCGGCAGCAGGACGAGGGTGAGGAGGAGTGCGAGGGCGAGAGCGCCGAGCCAGTCGGTGCGTCCGCCGGTCTTCGTACGCGATGCGGGTACGGCGAGCAGTACGCCGACCAGCGCGACGACGGCCAGCACGACCGCCAGCCAGAAGACCCGGTGGTAGTCGGGGTCCGAGCCCTGCGTGAGCAGGCCCGCGCCGACCAGGGCGAGGCCGCTGCCGAACGCGAGCGTGCCGCTGACCAGCGCCATCGCGCCGTGCAGCTTCTCCGGCTTGATCTCCTCGCGGAGGACGGAGAGTGCGAGCGGGAAGATCGCGGTGGCCGCGCCCTGCATCACGCGGCCGACGATCAGCCACGTCAGCGAGGTCGTGGTGGCGGCGAGCACGGAGCCCGCGATCATCACGACGAGGACGCCGACCAGGGTGGGCTTCTTGCCGTGCATGTCGCCGAAGCGGCCGAGCAGCGGGGTGAAGACGGCGGCCGACAGGAGGGTGGCCGTGGTCACCCAGCTGACGTTCGCCGTCGTGGTGTGGAGATCGCTCTGGATGGTCCCGAGGATCGGGACGACCAGGGTCTGCATCATCGAGACGACCATGGCGGCGAGCCCGAGGACCAGGACGAGCGTGGTCTGTCCGGTCTGGCGGCGGGGCGCTGCGGCCGCGTGCTGTGCGTGAGTCACGGGGAAAGCTCTTCCGACTACTTGAGAACCTTGATGCTTGAGAACTTCAAGCAGTAGGTAGACCGTAAACATCAAAGGTTGAGATCGTCAAGTTTCCTGGCGTAGGATGGGTCACATGCCAGGAACAGCCAGCACCGCCAGCAAGGCCGAACTGATCGAGCTGCTCTCGGTGTCGCTCGCCTCCTACTACGGCGACTTCACCGCCGCGGCCGCCGGCGAGGGCCTCACCGCCAGCCAGGGCAAGACCCTCACCGTGCTGCGCCGTGCGCCCGCCGCGATGCGCTCGCTCGCCACCACGCTGGCCTGCGACGCCTCGAACATGACCGGGATCATCGACCGGCTCGAGAAGCGCGAGCTCGTACGGCGCGAGGCCAGCCCCACCGACCGCCGGGTCAAGATCGTCGTCATCACGGACGAGGGCGCCCGCACCGTCGACGCCGTACGGGCCCGGATGCACACGACGCTCGCCGGTCTGGACGCGCTGAGCGCCGAGGACCGCGCCACCCTCTACGACCTGCTGGAACGGGTCTTCGTCAAGACCCCCGCCGCTGCCTAGGACGTCAGCCGGAAGGCGTCCAGCGCCAGCGTCAGCGCGATCAGATCGCGTGGCCGCGACAGCGAGCGCGCCGTCAGATGCTCCAGGCGCCGCAGCCGGTTGAAGACCGTGTTGCGGTGGCAGTACAGCCGCGAGGCCGCCCGCCCTGCCGACCCCTCGCATTCCAGCCAGGCGTCCAGCGTCTCCAGGAGCAGCGCCCGGTCCGCCGGGTCCAGTTCGAGCAGCGGGCCCAGAACGTCCGCGACCAGGCGCTCCGCGAGCTCGGGCTGGTTCACCACCAGGGCCGTCGGCAGCCGCTCGTCGAGCCGTACGATCCCGGGCACCTCTGCGGTGCAGGTACGCAGCGCCGTCTCCGCCAGCCTCCGCGCCAGACCCAGGTCCGCGAGCCCCTCCACCACCGGGCTGATCCCGCCGGGCCCCGCGCACCGCCCGCCCAGCACCTCCGCCAGCTCCGCGAGCCCCGCCGTGTCGCCGAGGGCGACCACCCCCACCTCGCACTCCGTACGCATCCGCCAGAAGAACCTCATCCCCGGTGCGGCCATGACCCGGTGGAACGGCTCGCGCCCGCCCTGCCGCTCCGCCCGCAGCACCACCACCGCGTACCGCCCCTGCTCCGGAAGGTCGAGGCCGGCGGCTGCCCGCGCCGCGAGCCCCGGTGCGGCCCTGCCCTCCAACAGGGCGTCCAGCAGGGCCTGTACGCGCTCGTCGCTGCGCCGGTTCAGCTCCTGTTCCGTCGAGCGGTACGCCTCGGCCACCGTCGCCGTCTGCCGGTCGACCGCCTCCCACACATGGGCCGCGGTGTGCACGAGCACTGTCAGCGCCTCGGGGTCCTTCTCGGCCACGATGGCCAGGAGTTCGTTCCAGACCAGATAGCCCGCGTGCCGGTAGGCGTAGTGCAGCAGCTCCAGTGGAAGCCCCTGTTCCGCCCGCCGCCGGCCGAGCTCCTTCGCGTACTCCAGATCCCGTCTCGGCGCGGTGCGCGGTGCGGCGATGGTCTCGATCCCGTACTTCAGCGCCTCGCTGATCTGCATCCAGTGCTCGTCGCGCGGTACGGAGAGGGCGAACTGGGGCGAATGCGCGAGGAGTTCCTCGAAGAGCTGATCCGTCAGCTGCGGTACGCGGTCGAGCAGCAGCCTGGACGCGCTCACCAGGACGGACCACTCGCGGTCGGTGCGCGCTCGGCGGCCACTCATGGCTGGTGAGGATGCCACCGGAGGGTGGGGGGCGACAGACCCTGTGCGTTGCTTGTGCCCGTGCACAGTCCGTGCCCGCCGCCGCTGGTCACCGGCAGCGATTCGGCCCGGCGGCGTGGACTGACGGGCCGTCCGGTGCTGGTCTGTGGGCCCACGGAGCAGCGGATGGAGGATGCATGGCCTCGCTCGAAGTGCGTGGTCTGGTCGCGGGCTACGGTCCGGTACG
The sequence above is drawn from the Streptomyces sp. NBC_01465 genome and encodes:
- a CDS encoding glycerate kinase encodes the protein MTTTDGAVTEAAQVLVAADKFKGSLTAVEVAERVTAGLRRIAPGVRVEALPVADGGDGTVAAAVAAGFERHEVAVTGPLGEQRTAAFALRDGVAVVEMAEASGLQHLPEGVFAPLTATTYGSGELLRAALDAGARSIVFGVGGSATTDGGAGMLAALGAQFLDAAGQPVGPGGGGLRDLASADLSGLDERLAKTDIVLASDVDNPLTGPKGAPAVYGPQKGASPEEVAILDEALAHFAAVLEKAIGQKAADDALSPGAGAAGGIGYGALVGLGATFRPGIEIMLDVLGFAPALARATLVITGEGSLDEQTLHGKAPAGVAAAARAEGKEVIAVCGRLALPPEALGRAGIRRAYALTDIEPDTARCIANAGPLLEQVAENIARDFLC
- a CDS encoding MFS transporter, producing the protein MTHAQHAAAAPRRQTGQTTLVLVLGLAAMVVSMMQTLVVPILGTIQSDLHTTTANVSWVTTATLLSAAVFTPLLGRFGDMHGKKPTLVGVLVVMIAGSVLAATTTSLTWLIVGRVMQGAATAIFPLALSVLREEIKPEKLHGAMALVSGTLAFGSGLALVGAGLLTQGSDPDYHRVFWLAVVLAVVALVGVLLAVPASRTKTGGRTDWLGALALALLLTLVLLPISQGHTWGWTSGRTLGLFVGAVVMAGVWVLTELKVREPMVDMKMFTHRPVLFTNLAGLLLGFAMFAQFIGVSYLVQVPDEITGYGFSASVLRASVEYLLPTTIVSLFAAQFGGILVRRIGARFTLAAGAAFGVIGFTWLTLAHDTTGSVIGAGMVIGLAISFGYASMPALIVASVPAHQTGIANGINSISRSVGSAVASAVITSLLASKTIEHLPAGVPPLPQESQFTLSFALAGAAFVGVVVVALVGLNARHAPRTVAASAPAPEAEVKETAGV
- a CDS encoding MarR family winged helix-turn-helix transcriptional regulator, translating into MPGTASTASKAELIELLSVSLASYYGDFTAAAAGEGLTASQGKTLTVLRRAPAAMRSLATTLACDASNMTGIIDRLEKRELVRREASPTDRRVKIVVITDEGARTVDAVRARMHTTLAGLDALSAEDRATLYDLLERVFVKTPAAA
- a CDS encoding PucR family transcriptional regulator; the encoded protein is MSGRRARTDREWSVLVSASRLLLDRVPQLTDQLFEELLAHSPQFALSVPRDEHWMQISEALKYGIETIAAPRTAPRRDLEYAKELGRRRAEQGLPLELLHYAYRHAGYLVWNELLAIVAEKDPEALTVLVHTAAHVWEAVDRQTATVAEAYRSTEQELNRRSDERVQALLDALLEGRAAPGLAARAAAGLDLPEQGRYAVVVLRAERQGGREPFHRVMAAPGMRFFWRMRTECEVGVVALGDTAGLAELAEVLGGRCAGPGGISPVVEGLADLGLARRLAETALRTCTAEVPGIVRLDERLPTALVVNQPELAERLVADVLGPLLELDPADRALLLETLDAWLECEGSAGRAASRLYCHRNTVFNRLRRLEHLTARSLSRPRDLIALTLALDAFRLTS